The region CCTTCTATTGTGgggatttattttgttattccttTTCAAGTTTCCTGAGTTAAAACTTAGCTTATCTCaattctgctgttttgtttttaaaaatgccgGAGCGGCTTGCACATCTCCTCCAGGGAGCCGCTTCAGAACATCCCACGACTTCACTGTGCGGTGCTCTCCTCCTTCGTGTCTAGTTGATTGCgctgcctttccttttctcttaacgTGATCGAGAAAGATGGTGAGGAAAGTAGATGTTGTAGATCCTTTTTGGCTTTACTTTTGTGTTCATGTCTAACTGTGTTTCATTGCATTCAGAGCATTCCTCCTTTTTAGAACTAGTTGGAGACTTACTGGTGGCcaattgtctcttttttttttaaagattttatttacttattttttttagagagggaagggagggagatagatagagagagagagaaacatcaatgtgcgggtgctggggggtcatggcccgcaacccaggcatgtaccctggctgggaatcgaacctgggacactttggtccccagcccgcgctcaatccactgagctacgccagccagggctcaattgtctttttaaaaaatatatatcaaccCATAAATGTCTTTAAGTCTTGGTCTGTTTGTGCTGTTAACTCCTATCCTGGGTTGCAGATTCTATTTACCTGGGGTTTTCTCTTCCATGAACTGCTCTTCCTCGTGTGTTTGGTGACTCTTGCTTGAGGCTCAGCTTTGATTCATTGTATTTGTTGCTTGTGGATGCTGCTTCTATTCACTGTAATGCATGCAACAGACACCAAGGAGTTTCATCTGAAGCTTTGGAAGCACTCAGCCCATAGGGGTGGTTCTCATCCTGGGCTGTTGCTGGAAGGAGGACGGTCCCAGTAACAACACTGTTTTCCAGCTGAGACAGAGCAACTTGACTGAAATCACACCCTTGTAAATAACAAATCTGCCATATGGCCCAAAGCCCATGCAGTTCTCCCGATGCCCCAGTGCATACCCACTACTTCACAGTGCCAACAAGCACACTCCTCTTCTTAACCCCCAATACACCAGACAACTCAGAATGTTtcatatatttctcttctttttactctaaaaataaaatggacactCATAACCTCCAGACTGCAGAAAGTAGCATCGTTTCAATCTACCCACCCCACCAGACATCATTCTACATTCCTCAGGCACCATCCTCTCACTGTCCCTTAAAATCCTGAATGGAAATCCATGAGAAGATGCAGGACACCCAGAAAGGAGAATTGCCAATCTAGCTTTCCTTAGCGGGTGAAGGCATTcaggaaatattataaattagGGGAGAGGAGGCTTCTAGCGGGCCCTGCCCAGCTTTTTCTCCCAGACCCAGTGGAAGGGCCTCGTGTACACGTTATCGTCCCATTGGCCAGAATCCATGAAGTGGGCACAGTCCTCACCTCCCCCGAGATCATGTCCATTCCAATTGTCTGGCTGTTGTGGACTCCAGAACCTAAGGACACCAAACAGATGTGAGCCCAGGATGCCAGACCCCCAGCCAATCCAAGGAGCCCATTTTGCCCCTGAACCTGCTGAGCAGAGACAGCAGGACCCAGGGAGAGGCACAGAGGATGGAGCACACATACTCACTGGAAGCCCTTCTCCAGGAACCATCTTGGTCAGTGAGGCCAATCCAGGTGTCCACAGAGGATGTGTGTTGttggagaaatttctagagaGAAAAGAGGCGGGTGGTGGCTCTTCTTTCTGTATAACAACCAGCTTCCCGAACAAGCTCTCCCAGGCTTCACCTGCTTCTCCAAGGAGCTGACCACCACAAGGTGTGCATTTGCCATCTGGCAGTAATTCTCAGCTTCAGGCTAGGGCGTCCCAGTACTGGAGAACCAGTAGCAGCTGCCTTCATGCTCCAGCCAGTTAACGGGGCAGCAGGTCTTCTGGGAGCCTgaagggtgggtgtggggagggtctGAGATGCTGCCCAGTGAAACAAGGGCAGGAGATGGGGCTAGGCACTCCCTGCACTCCACTCACCATTGCTCTTGAGCACAGCCATCTGGCAACTTAGGGAGTTCAGGTCTCTGGCCAGTTCCTGGACTTGCACAACCATATCAGAATAGCCTGGGACACACACAGAAGGACAGCGGGACAGTCCAGGGGGCTCAGCCCTGCATCCTAACTGTCCTCCCACCACATGAGGCCCAGTGGAGGGGCCTGACCTGCTTTGAGTTCCTGCTGCTCTTCAGAGACAACGCCTTGTCATTCAAGCTgcgggctggaggggagggcagtCAGCACCCCAGGCTGCTCCCACCCCACCTGTGTCCTGagagccccaccctgccctgccccaccctggcacacACATTCCTGGTCCATCTCTCACCTGCTTGCAGCTGCTGCCCCTGGTTTTCTACCACTGCTTTCAGAGATGTTATTGTTTCTTGCAAGCAGCCACCTGGAGGACATGGGGACTCAGTGCTCAGTATTCAGctcccccccctccaccccctcatcCCAGTCCAGAGCCCCTTCCAGCCACGCTCACCCTGGACATGCAGTGCCTGGACCTCTGCCTCAGTGTTTGAAGTGAAGTTGCTGTAAGTTGCTCTCAGAGTCTCCAGGTCCCTCTGAATCTTGGAACCTGATCAGACAGACAGCACACTGAGTGCTAAGGGTCATCAGGTGCTTCCTGTGCTGGCACCAAGTGGGGCACTTGACATGCATTGTCTCATTGGGTCCTCACTGCCACTCATCCCAAAGGGACAGGCACTGTTGTCCAAGCTTGCTGATGAGGAAAGTAGGGCTGAGAGAGGTTAGGTAATTTGACTACATCACCCATTATCCACCATGATCATCATTAGTGCTCACATCACTGAACCCCACCCACTATTGCCCCCATTACTGCTCCCCCTGTGACCCTCACCTTTGGATCCAACCACACAGATGCTGACcagcaggaggaggctgaggcccaggaagagcaggaagaggTGGGGTCCAGAGCAGAGATGCTGTAGGAAGACCTGGGACACAGGCAGCCCTGCAAGAGGAGAGGAACTCAGGACAAGAGGAACTCAGGACAAGGGGAACCAGGACAGGAGAgagacaggggaggaggagaggccacAGGGACCTGTCAGGGAGGAAGGGTGCAGGGAAAGCTGGGGGAGGCTGTGGTGCAGGGGATGCCCAGGTCTCTGACCACTCATGGACCAGCACAGTCCTCAGTCACATGGGCCCTCACCCACCTCATGGCACCTGATGGTGGTATGTAAGGCCTTATTATcagggctggtggggggcaggcagacaCAGAGAGTTGGGGCAGCCAGGCCCTCAGCAGGCTCATGCTTATCTGTATTTTCAGTTAACAAATGTTTCCTTTCCAAGCACGACTATTCACTCCCCAAGTGCAAACGCTCAGCCCTGAACCAGAGAATGGGCCACCAGGACTACTATGATCCTCCCTGGTCCTGTCTTTTTGACgatcttgtatcttcttcttgTGGGAATCCTGACCCCTCTGAGTGGAACCCCAGCAGTGCACATGCTGTGCAGATGTGCTATGACAGCGGGTCCTTCTAATCATATTATGAGGGTATTTTGGGAGACACTTTTCTCCTTCTTACCATTTCTAATCCTGTGGGTATTCTTCTCACTCTCCAAGGACTGGAGGTCTTCATACTTCATTGACTTGGTTGTACCCCCTGCAAGACTGTCAAAGCTGAAATGGAAGCAGGGCCAGAGACCAGGCTGGAGCTGAGTAGTGGGAGACTGAGGAGACTGGGACAAGATGGGAGCTGAGGTCAGTGCTGGAGTTGAGGTAAAAGAAGAAGCTCAGGTTGAGGATGAGCCAGGGAGTAGGACTAGGAATGGAATTGGGCCTGGGTTTTCAACTGAGGTCAGAAGTAGGGTAAGGGGTGGTGTTTGGGCTGGGGTATGATCGAGTGTTGGATTGAAAGTGGAGGAAAGTTGGAGCTAAATGTATTACTAGGATGGGTCTACCATTGGGGCTTCAGTGAAGGTTGCATTTCCTCCTATGACCGGGGTCAATATTCATGTTGATGCCATGGATAGAATATGCCCTAAGCTTGGCCCTGAAGTTGGAATAGGAGAGACTTGAGGGTCACCTTGGGGTGGGGCTGGTGTTAAGTTTCAAGTTGACTCTAGGGTTGAAGCTCTCATTGGGGGTTAAAGCACAAACCTGGTTTAATGTTAGAGCTACAGGTGTGGCTAGGCAGAGGGAAGATagggctggggatggggctgAGTGTGAACCTCAGTTTGTGACTAAGGTTTGGCTGCCATACTTCAATCCACAACCAGTTAGTGAATtgaaattccacttggtcattaaatctcccagctgcctttaTATATCTTTTCCTATTTGTCCCACTTGAGACCCACAGTCccctcttcctgcttcctctgactccctccctgtccccttggTCTCACCTGCATCCAGCCCATTACCTGGCAAAGTCTGGAGGCTGTGATGCTTGGTTTTGTTGGGCAGCAATGAGTAGAGTTGTATAAAATGAAATCCTGGAGAGTGGAGTAGAGGAGACCGAGGGAGGAGTCACGTGAGTGCCTGGAGTCCTGCTGGTCTCTGTGTCTGAAAGCTCAGGAGTCTATAATCTAGGATCTCCCGTGTCCTCGACATTGAGCAGTAAATAATAATTAGAACACAGGCAGGGACTGTGTGTGTGAAGATGTTATATATGGGGCCAGCTTTGATCTCCTCCTCCAGGTGTGTCTGGTCGCTTTCAGCTTCTGTTGAGCTGTCTTGACTTCCTCATTGTTACCATTTTGGTGGGGGGAGTTTTCCAAAAGTGTCCACAGGTGCGgtctgttctttcttctcttccccacaATACTTTCACTTCCTGCATCAGGATTTCCCAGAATTAATGGTGTCTCCACCACTGCACACCCAGGTCCAGGGGAGCCTTTTTCTCTGCTCTTGCTTGATCATAACCTGAGTCCCCTGGCATCTGAGTGTCCCCTGGGGCCTCAGGCAACAACTTTCCCTAGCTTTGGTCTAGCTCACCTCAATACCTAGAAGAAAGGATAAGGTGAGGGAGATGAGGATTCCTAGTCAGAGGGGGACAGTAGGAGCTGGGAACAGGAACAAACTTTTATTGTATACCACATCTATGACCAGGATTTTGCCAGGCACTTGCTGTACATTAACCATTCAGTTCTCACAAGAACCACAGGAGACATTTTCGATGATGGACTGAGACTCAGAGCCATTGCATGACCTGCTCTAGATCTCTCATCTGGTGAGGAAAAGAGCCAGACTTCATGCCTGGTTCCACCTGACACCCTGGTCTGGGCTCTCTGCACTTGCGCTGTCTTCATGAAAGGGGCTCACTTGCATCCTGGAAACTCTGTAGATCTCTCATACACACTATCTTGCCAACACAAAGGAACTTTAGTGTCTTAAAGGTAGAGAAGGAAGCAGATCAATTTTAGATTACATTTTCTATGTAAATGGGATTGTGTTGTGCTATctgctttttaattcaattaacaATGTACCAGGACCATTTCTTGGCATCAGTTCATATAATACCCTTTATCCCTGTCTCATCTTCATTTCGTTTCATAATATTCACCATAACTTGTTTACTAAGATTTCATTATTGATGGACATTATTTTCTTGTTCTGCTTTTATTTGGTATTCTCATTAGTATTTGTCTGACATTGGGGTATAAGCTATTTATTAGGGATCTGCACCTatgaaaagaagggagaaaaggcagagtgAAAAGTTTGATAGCTGTGAAGACCCCACAGACTTCAGCCAATCCAGCAGGGGGTTCTGGGATTCCAACAGCAGTGCCTGTCACAGCTGTCCTGTGCTGGGCTTTAATACCCATGTTGCCCAGTCACCAGATGAAGGTCACCCCAGCATGGGTATAACCTAATGGGAGAGGGTTGTGAGCACAGGCCACACTCCCCTCACTGGACACCACATCTTCCTGGAGAGGAGGGTCTGGGTAGCTCATCCCTGTGCCTCCCTCCCACAGTACTGCCTTGTACTCCCATGTTAATTGGGGCATAATCAACCATGTGAGTTGCTGAGTCAGTCCCACAGAGAACAGGGTATGTTTCTCCATTCACTCACACATGCATTTAAGCATCCACTCATCAAATACTTATTGGGCATCTACAGTATGCCAGGCAGTCTCCTTCAGAAGACACAGACTTAAGATGTGGACGAACAGACAAAAGAGGCACTGCCCCGATAACATTGTGCTGGGTGATGAAAATGTCAGGATGCTTGaattgtctcagaggctccttacactttctttgcttttttggattcttttcttctcttgttgTTCTGatcagttgttttttgcttccttatgttccaaatcattgatttgattctcagtttcatgcACTGCACTGTtgtttttccctgtaaattgttctttttttcaattagtgaatccttagtttctgactggatcttttttatgctgctgatgtcctcactaagtttcctTGAGCAACCTTtaaaccagtgctttgaactctgcatctgatagattgcttatctctcatttgtttattctttttctggagtttcatctattctttcatttgggtcatgtttgtttgtctcctaattttggcagcctccctgtgtttgtttctatgtattaggcagtaTTGTTAAGATGCCTGTCTTGGCAGTGGTGGCCTAATGTAGTTtgtgtcctgtaaggtc is a window of Phyllostomus discolor isolate MPI-MPIP mPhyDis1 chromosome 8, mPhyDis1.pri.v3, whole genome shotgun sequence DNA encoding:
- the LOC114515336 gene encoding LOW QUALITY PROTEIN: C-type lectin domain family 10 member A-like (The sequence of the model RefSeq protein was modified relative to this genomic sequence to represent the inferred CDS: inserted 1 base in 1 codon) translates to MKYEDLQSLESEKNTHRIRNGLPVSQVFLQHLCSGPHLFLLFLGLSLLLLVSICVVGSKGSKIQRDLETLRATYSNFTSNTEAEVQALHVQGGCLQETITSLKAVVENQGQQLQAARSLNDKALSLXEQQELKAGYSDMVVQVQELARDLNSLSCQMAVLKSNGSQKTCCPVNWLEHEGSCYWFSSTGTP